Proteins from a single region of Sediminitomix flava:
- a CDS encoding M23 family metallopeptidase, protein MEPKKTLSEWLSTKFILLVRDAENFKEQGLYNFTYAKIIALIGGLFILMFALSFTLASTLLAKWFDPEYSYKETDRQLLNLEEQVDSLALALNAKDLYINNIKNIINGEVEEKEEIDLTPETNTKEDINLADITPVDQAFRQEFESSDEDPITDKYDIDVHNILFYPPTHGLISQKFNPAEEHLGIDIVAKKDEPIAAVADGTIILASWTQDSGYVIGIQHKNNVISFYKHNSVLYKQVGDFVRVGDIIAIIGNSGELTSGPHLHFELWVEGSPVNPENFIVF, encoded by the coding sequence TTGGAACCAAAAAAGACGCTTTCTGAATGGTTATCTACTAAATTTATTCTTTTAGTCAGAGATGCCGAGAATTTTAAAGAACAAGGCTTATACAATTTCACTTATGCAAAGATCATTGCATTGATAGGTGGTTTGTTCATTTTGATGTTTGCCTTGAGCTTTACTTTGGCTTCTACTCTTTTGGCTAAATGGTTTGACCCAGAGTACAGTTACAAAGAAACTGATCGCCAATTACTGAACCTAGAAGAACAAGTAGATTCTTTGGCTCTTGCACTAAATGCCAAAGACCTTTACATCAACAATATTAAAAACATTATAAACGGGGAAGTAGAGGAGAAAGAAGAAATTGATCTTACTCCAGAAACAAATACGAAAGAGGATATCAATCTTGCTGATATTACTCCCGTTGATCAAGCTTTTCGTCAAGAATTTGAGAGTTCGGATGAGGATCCGATTACTGATAAATATGACATAGACGTTCATAATATTCTGTTTTATCCTCCTACGCATGGCCTTATTTCACAAAAGTTCAACCCTGCGGAAGAACACCTTGGGATAGACATTGTAGCAAAAAAAGACGAGCCGATAGCGGCTGTTGCAGATGGTACGATCATCCTTGCTTCTTGGACACAAGATTCAGGATATGTAATAGGTATTCAACACAAAAACAATGTAATTTCTTTTTATAAGCACAATTCTGTACTTTATAAACAAGTCGGAGATTTTGTTCGTGTAGGAGATATTATAGCAATTATTGGTAATTCAGGAGAGCTTACAAGTGGCCCACACTTACATTTTGAGTTATGGGTAGAAGGTTCGCCTGTTAACCCTGAGAATTTTATCGTATTTTAA
- a CDS encoding bactofilin family protein, with amino-acid sequence MALFNNKTNPEKKMAVQDMSQSTNQIAKGTKITGDIETSGIFRLDGELKGNILSKSKVAMGPGSVVEGDLVAKNAEIEGEVKGKVIVEELLVLKPSAVVHGNIQATKMIMESGAQFNGTCQMGPDAVKGNQAAPKPANNKQKVTA; translated from the coding sequence ATGGCATTATTCAATAACAAAACAAATCCAGAGAAAAAGATGGCAGTTCAAGACATGAGCCAAAGCACTAACCAAATAGCAAAGGGCACTAAAATAACTGGGGATATAGAAACTTCAGGTATTTTCAGACTTGATGGTGAGTTGAAAGGAAATATCTTATCAAAATCAAAAGTAGCAATGGGACCTGGCTCTGTAGTAGAAGGAGACCTAGTTGCTAAAAATGCTGAGATAGAAGGCGAAGTAAAAGGTAAAGTAATTGTAGAGGAACTTTTGGTATTGAAACCAAGTGCGGTAGTACACGGAAATATCCAAGCTACAAAAATGATTATGGAATCTGGAGCACAATTCAATGGTACTTGTCAAATGGGACCTGATGCTGTAAAAGGTAACCAAGCTGCTCCGAAACCAGCAAATAATAAACAAAAAGTAACAGCATAA
- a CDS encoding AtpZ/AtpI family protein: MNEEFDKQKRNVNKFAKFSSLAFEMLAPILMGALGGRKLDEWQELETPVWTIVLTLLGVTASMYQLWRRTKD; the protein is encoded by the coding sequence ATGAACGAGGAGTTCGACAAGCAAAAAAGGAATGTAAACAAGTTTGCTAAGTTTTCAAGCCTAGCATTCGAAATGCTTGCCCCTATTTTGATGGGAGCACTCGGTGGTAGAAAACTTGATGAATGGCAAGAACTTGAAACTCCTGTATGGACAATTGTTCTTACCTTGCTTGGCGTGACTGCATCTATGTACCAACTTTGGAGACGTACAAAAGACTAA
- a CDS encoding HD domain-containing protein, which translates to MKYKDSIYGAYEISGVLEEIINTDIFQRLKRIHQSGAYFLVNPKANRTRFEHSIGVMLLIRKLGGSLEEQVAGLIHDISHTAFSHLIDYVLDNSDEDYHEEIFPEVIQNHEIQFVLGKYGLSSSQFLDHSAYKILESPFPNLSADRLDYSLRDLYHFEEISKSEIGWFLNGLSFDGKKLVLDDIDKGVWIQEKYQLLINKYFTAKENIDVNLKFKMILKEMMHREILSIKDFEKDDFYLIQLLEREYDMPISALLSQERFDDLSSENISIKKRQIDPWIVERSEAIRLSEMIKK; encoded by the coding sequence ATGAAGTATAAAGATTCAATTTATGGAGCGTATGAGATTTCTGGAGTTTTGGAAGAAATAATAAACACAGATATCTTTCAGAGATTAAAAAGAATACACCAGAGTGGAGCGTATTTTTTAGTAAATCCGAAGGCCAATCGGACAAGGTTTGAACACTCTATTGGGGTAATGTTACTTATTCGTAAGTTAGGAGGAAGCCTTGAAGAGCAAGTAGCAGGATTGATACATGATATTTCACATACAGCTTTTTCTCATTTGATAGATTATGTCTTGGATAATTCAGATGAAGATTATCATGAAGAAATCTTTCCCGAAGTAATTCAAAATCATGAAATTCAATTTGTTTTAGGAAAGTATGGATTAAGTAGCTCTCAGTTTTTAGATCATTCAGCTTATAAAATCTTGGAATCACCTTTTCCCAATTTATCGGCAGATCGTTTAGACTATTCATTAAGAGATTTATATCATTTTGAGGAGATTAGTAAAAGTGAAATAGGGTGGTTTTTAAATGGCTTATCTTTCGACGGAAAGAAACTAGTTCTTGATGATATTGATAAAGGAGTATGGATACAAGAAAAATATCAACTTCTGATCAATAAGTATTTCACTGCAAAAGAGAATATAGATGTAAACCTAAAATTCAAGATGATTTTGAAAGAGATGATGCATAGGGAAATCCTCTCTATTAAAGATTTTGAGAAAGATGATTTCTATTTGATACAGCTGCTCGAACGAGAATACGATATGCCTATAAGTGCTTTGTTATCACAGGAAAGGTTTGATGATTTGTCCTCTGAAAATATCAGTATTAAGAAAAGGCAAATTGACCCTTGGATTGTAGAGCGTAGTGAGGCTATTAGGTTATCAGAAATGATAAAAAAATAA
- a CDS encoding alpha-amylase family glycosyl hydrolase translates to MKKSLKAISLLLLAAMVWSCGSQAKQEEVTETTTKIEDDKIIVYQMFTRLFGNTNTNNKKWGTLEENGVGKLNDVSDKALKELKDLGTTHVWFTGVIEHGVCTDYTEFGIPLDDADVVKGRAGSPYAIKDYYDINPDLAKEVPNRMKEFEALIKRVHDNGMEVVVDFVPNHVARRYFSDAKPEGVEDLGASDDVTKGFDMNNNFYYIEGKPFKAPKGYEPLGGQPFPTSDGKFDENPAKVSGNGAVTDQPSVNDWFETVRLNYGVNHIADGSKHFGNKTTDIPSTWKKMTDILLFWASKGVDAFRCDMAEMVPVEFWHYGIAEVKKQYPDIRFIAEIYNPKEYRNYIHDGGFDYLYDKVGVYDTLRAVMEDRVGSSALNITQTHEDIKDIRGNMLNFLENHDEQRLASEFFAKDARMGIPGMTVSATLHTGPVMVYFGQEVGEPGKGDSGFNGDDGRTTIFDYWGVPEHQKWVNGGKFDGGQLSAEQKSLREFYKNLLHLCRSEEAVRVGELYDLQPANADNKEFDADRAYAFLRYTDNQKIMVVANFTSAEKTVKVQVPAEAIQAAKLSKTGKAKDLLFGNVAVDYNLEEGVELTLPAFGAVVLELK, encoded by the coding sequence ATGAAAAAATCACTGAAAGCAATTTCATTGTTGCTCCTTGCTGCCATGGTATGGTCATGTGGTAGCCAAGCAAAACAAGAAGAAGTGACTGAAACTACTACTAAAATTGAAGACGATAAAATCATTGTCTATCAAATGTTTACTCGCTTGTTTGGTAACACAAATACCAACAATAAAAAATGGGGAACATTGGAAGAAAATGGTGTCGGAAAATTGAACGATGTTAGTGACAAGGCACTAAAAGAATTGAAAGATCTTGGTACAACTCACGTTTGGTTTACGGGAGTAATCGAACACGGAGTTTGTACAGATTATACAGAATTTGGTATTCCTTTGGATGATGCCGACGTTGTGAAAGGTCGTGCAGGTTCTCCATATGCAATCAAGGATTATTACGATATTAACCCTGATCTTGCGAAAGAGGTACCAAACCGTATGAAAGAGTTCGAAGCGCTAATTAAGCGTGTTCATGATAACGGAATGGAAGTAGTTGTAGATTTTGTTCCAAACCACGTAGCTCGCCGTTATTTCTCAGACGCAAAACCTGAAGGAGTAGAAGATCTTGGTGCATCAGATGATGTAACAAAGGGATTTGATATGAATAATAACTTCTACTACATAGAAGGAAAGCCATTCAAAGCACCAAAAGGATACGAGCCACTAGGAGGTCAACCTTTCCCTACATCAGATGGAAAATTTGACGAAAATCCTGCTAAAGTTTCTGGTAATGGTGCTGTGACAGATCAACCTTCTGTAAATGACTGGTTCGAGACTGTACGTTTGAACTACGGTGTAAACCATATTGCTGATGGTTCTAAACACTTTGGAAACAAAACAACTGACATTCCTTCTACTTGGAAGAAAATGACAGACATCTTACTTTTCTGGGCTAGCAAAGGTGTAGATGCTTTCCGTTGTGATATGGCAGAGATGGTTCCTGTTGAATTCTGGCATTATGGTATTGCTGAAGTAAAGAAACAATATCCAGATATTCGTTTTATTGCTGAGATTTACAATCCGAAAGAATACCGTAATTATATCCACGATGGTGGTTTCGATTACTTGTATGACAAAGTAGGAGTTTATGATACACTTCGTGCAGTAATGGAAGACAGAGTAGGTTCTTCTGCTTTAAACATTACTCAAACTCATGAAGACATTAAAGATATCAGAGGAAATATGTTGAACTTCTTGGAAAACCATGATGAGCAACGTTTGGCTTCTGAGTTCTTTGCAAAAGATGCTCGTATGGGGATCCCAGGTATGACGGTAAGTGCTACTCTTCACACAGGTCCTGTAATGGTTTATTTTGGACAAGAAGTTGGTGAACCAGGTAAAGGAGACTCTGGTTTCAACGGTGATGACGGACGTACTACAATCTTTGATTATTGGGGAGTACCAGAGCATCAAAAATGGGTGAATGGTGGTAAATTTGATGGAGGTCAACTAAGCGCAGAACAAAAGTCGTTAAGAGAATTCTATAAGAATTTGTTACACCTATGCCGTTCAGAAGAAGCTGTTAGAGTAGGAGAGCTTTATGACTTGCAACCTGCAAATGCTGATAACAAAGAGTTTGATGCAGATAGAGCTTATGCATTCTTACGTTACACAGACAACCAAAAAATTATGGTTGTGGCTAACTTTACTTCTGCTGAGAAAACAGTGAAAGTACAAGTTCCTGCTGAAGCAATTCAAGCGGCTAAACTTTCTAAGACAGGTAAAGCAAAAGACTTGTTGTTCGGAAATGTAGCTGTTGATTATAACCTTGAAGAAGGTGTTGAGTTGACATTACCAGCATTTGGAGCAGTTGTTCTTGAATTGAAATAA
- a CDS encoding SusD/RagB family nutrient-binding outer membrane lipoprotein: MRFLFLGLIIILLTLSCDSFVEGYEVSPTKPIDIQIENSLSSAEAFTVYVQSDILARLTSTIVQQVTFADRSNLVFGQYNILGEDLNDLWGENAYAGALKDLRNILEEAQRKSHPTYSGIAKVLIAFNLGLLTDVFGDIPYSEGLSDLNLNPKYDSQKEIYSEIFQLLDKAVNDLRKDDIISSSDNDFIYHGNKEQWLKFAIALKIRYLNHLSNLEEYNPNEILSLLKIGFQSNLDDAEIIFYDVRSQSNPWAQFLDQRQGYIQLDGYMFDLMRRNNDPRIDLYGEDGFYMKATSPITLITYTEIKFIESEVLYKEGRIDEAKNALFDAVNANMQKIGVTQTQIDDYKATLNLSLQTILEEKYVALYSHPEAWTDWRRTGYPILKPNTNSVLPEGELPRRLPYPESEERLNRNVPKLTFEESLLKKMWWDVN; the protein is encoded by the coding sequence ATGAGATTTCTTTTTCTGGGATTGATAATAATTCTACTTACACTATCATGTGACTCTTTTGTTGAGGGGTATGAAGTCTCACCAACAAAACCGATTGATATACAAATAGAGAATAGTTTATCTAGCGCAGAAGCGTTTACTGTATATGTACAGTCAGATATTTTAGCAAGATTAACTAGTACGATTGTACAGCAAGTAACTTTTGCAGATCGTTCAAACTTAGTATTTGGTCAATATAATATCTTGGGTGAGGACCTAAATGATCTTTGGGGTGAAAATGCATACGCTGGAGCTTTGAAGGACTTAAGGAATATATTAGAGGAAGCCCAACGTAAGAGCCATCCCACTTATTCAGGAATCGCAAAGGTTTTAATAGCATTTAATTTAGGTCTTCTAACAGATGTTTTTGGAGATATTCCTTATTCAGAAGGATTATCGGATTTAAATTTGAATCCAAAATATGATAGTCAAAAAGAAATCTATAGTGAAATTTTTCAATTGTTAGATAAAGCTGTTAATGATTTAAGAAAAGATGACATTATTTCATCATCAGACAATGATTTTATTTATCATGGTAATAAGGAACAATGGTTAAAATTCGCAATAGCTTTAAAGATTCGTTATTTAAATCATCTTTCAAACTTAGAAGAATATAATCCCAATGAAATATTATCATTATTGAAAATAGGATTTCAGAGTAATTTAGATGATGCAGAAATTATATTTTATGACGTAAGATCACAGTCAAATCCTTGGGCTCAGTTTTTAGATCAAAGGCAAGGTTATATTCAATTAGATGGATATATGTTTGACTTAATGAGAAGAAATAATGACCCTCGTATAGACTTGTACGGTGAAGATGGATTTTATATGAAAGCAACTTCACCAATAACATTGATTACATATACAGAGATTAAGTTTATAGAATCTGAAGTTCTATATAAAGAAGGACGAATTGATGAAGCTAAAAATGCTTTATTTGATGCTGTCAATGCAAATATGCAAAAAATAGGAGTGACACAGACTCAAATTGATGATTATAAAGCTACACTCAATTTGAGTTTACAAACTATTTTGGAGGAAAAATATGTCGCATTATATTCTCATCCTGAGGCATGGACAGATTGGAGAAGGACTGGATATCCTATTTTAAAACCTAATACAAATTCAGTATTACCAGAAGGAGAGTTACCTCGAAGATTACCTTACCCAGAGTCTGAAGAAAGGTTAAATCGTAATGTACCTAAGTTAACCTTTGAAGAGTCACTTTTAAAGAAGATGTGGTGGGATGTAAACTAA
- a CDS encoding SusD/RagB family nutrient-binding outer membrane lipoprotein, with protein MKKINKLFTVLSLALASVVSGCDSYVDGYEIDPARALESSMDVKFSSAIAFSIYVQSDQLARYISMVTQQVTGADRQFLAAQRYNIQRGDFNDVWGSNGYAGAMKDLQNLMTQAEEAGATHYLGVAKVMLAFNLGLLTDSFGDIPYSEAFQGTENLKPKYDSQEAIYAEIDKLLTDAIADFAAESTNSPSGDDLIFGGDLAMWTKFAYGMKARYLNHLSELSQYDADAVLAALGNAFASNADDAELGFYSSTLQSNPWNQFLVQRDGYIALEGTMFDMMTAKSDPRQALYGLDGFYLQATAPVALMTYAEAKFIEAEALHHKGQVVDAETALIEAVTAHMTKVGVEEADITAYVATLTAAGVDYQTIMEEKYVALYTHPEAWTDWRRSGYPMLTPDDNSELSAGLIPTRFPYPETEYLYNVQNVPDLDKEAGLTQKLWWDAN; from the coding sequence ATGAAAAAAATAAATAAACTATTTACTGTATTATCATTAGCATTAGCTTCTGTAGTCAGTGGATGTGATAGCTATGTTGATGGCTATGAAATTGATCCGGCTCGTGCTTTAGAGTCTAGTATGGATGTGAAATTCTCAAGTGCTATAGCATTTAGTATTTATGTTCAATCAGATCAGTTAGCAAGATATATCAGTATGGTTACTCAACAAGTAACAGGAGCTGATAGACAGTTCTTAGCTGCACAACGTTACAACATTCAGCGTGGAGACTTTAACGATGTATGGGGATCGAATGGTTATGCTGGAGCAATGAAAGATTTGCAAAACTTAATGACTCAAGCTGAAGAAGCAGGAGCTACACATTATTTAGGTGTAGCGAAAGTAATGTTAGCATTCAACCTTGGTCTTCTAACTGATTCATTTGGAGATATCCCTTATTCAGAAGCATTCCAAGGCACAGAAAATCTTAAACCAAAATATGATTCTCAGGAAGCTATTTATGCAGAGATCGATAAATTATTAACTGATGCAATTGCTGATTTTGCAGCTGAGAGTACAAACTCTCCATCAGGAGATGATTTAATTTTTGGAGGAGACTTGGCAATGTGGACTAAATTTGCCTACGGAATGAAAGCGAGATATTTAAATCATCTTTCTGAATTAAGTCAATATGATGCTGATGCAGTTTTAGCTGCTTTAGGTAATGCATTTGCTAGTAATGCAGATGATGCAGAGCTAGGATTCTATTCTTCGACGTTACAGTCAAATCCTTGGAACCAATTCTTGGTGCAAAGAGATGGATATATAGCATTGGAAGGTACTATGTTTGATATGATGACAGCTAAGAGTGATCCACGTCAAGCTCTTTATGGCCTTGATGGTTTTTACCTCCAAGCGACTGCTCCTGTTGCATTGATGACATATGCTGAAGCTAAATTTATAGAAGCTGAGGCTTTACATCATAAAGGTCAAGTTGTAGATGCAGAAACTGCTTTAATCGAGGCTGTTACTGCTCATATGACTAAAGTGGGTGTTGAAGAAGCTGATATAACTGCTTATGTCGCTACATTAACTGCTGCTGGTGTTGACTATCAGACAATAATGGAAGAGAAGTACGTAGCATTGTATACTCACCCTGAAGCTTGGACAGATTGGAGAAGATCAGGGTATCCAATGTTGACTCCTGATGATAATTCAGAATTATCAGCTGGTTTGATCCCTACACGTTTCCCTTATCCAGAAACTGAATATTTGTATAACGTACAAAATGTTCCAGATCTTGATAAAGAAGCAGGTTTGACTCAAAAACTATGGTGGGATGCTAACTAA
- a CDS encoding SusC/RagA family TonB-linked outer membrane protein yields the protein MRKLLLLTVMLVSTFWSFAQERTVTGVVNDSNGEPLPGVAVLVKGTTVGSATNLEGSYTLSLPEDATTLVFRLIGFVEQEVALGNQSTINVTLAEDVEQLDEVVVTAFGVQKSKRALTYAVQSVDAANLVSSQETNVVSALSGKVSGVQVTQSSGAAGGGSYIKIRGNASLTGNNQPLFVIDGVPVNNSMSFTEDPRSGAAESNRLIDLNPDDIQDMTVLKGGSAAALYGSRAANGVVMITTKKGKLGSKLTANYSYSVEGSTVNKLPEIQNEYGQGWYGEYLAPETGNPFSFGPKISEDPDLKAYDNVGSFFQTGLKQEHSFNISGGNEVATIYASVSRLEQEGIVPMNTFERTSARVTATAKFNDLVKLTSSANYTNSGGRRIQQGSNTSGLMLGLLRTSPTFDNSNGSDDPSDPSAYLNPDGTQRNYRGGGGYDNPYWTINQNPMIDDVNRFMGYSKVDVTPLEGLTVTYRFGIDTYSDKRKQQFAIGSRTVPAGRLINYNLFNTEITSDILVNYSKTFGEKLGMNILLGHSLNHRNNTSNYIQGEGLVMPDFYNMSNAGTITTTEDEYTIRTVGSFIDASFDYNNTLFLGATLRRDVASTFGSATDNSFIYPSVSGSFVFSELLDVDAISYGKIRANWSQVGNQPPVYVTQTYQTQAFPVSGWIDAFEFPFGGQLGLTESNILGNAYLKPEKVFTQELGLEMNFFENRVGFDVTGYVKRSEDLIIAVPVATSSGYTSTYMNAGIMENRGVEVALNVTPIKTETGFTWDMNVNFTKNVNEVLELAEGVDVISLPYGFSGANQRLVKGEAYGTLYGSVWDTDDNGNVLIGLDGVPKVAAGEAIIGDPNPDWLAGIRNTFTYKGLSLSALIDIRQGGDIWNGTRGALNYFGMSAESADGRNEDFVFQGVYAESGETADGKSVQAGDANSTAITKNIDWYASGPGSGFTGPSQPYIEDGGWVRLRELTLNYQLPSSLLSKVPGIKGARVSITGRNLWLKTDYTGVDPETNLGGAINAQGADYFNMPSTKGVSGTIRLTF from the coding sequence ATGAGAAAACTACTATTACTCACAGTAATGCTTGTGAGTACGTTTTGGTCATTTGCCCAAGAACGTACAGTTACAGGTGTTGTTAATGATTCAAATGGCGAGCCTTTACCAGGAGTTGCTGTTCTAGTCAAAGGAACTACAGTTGGTTCTGCTACAAATTTAGAAGGTTCTTATACCTTGTCATTACCAGAAGATGCTACAACATTAGTATTTAGATTGATTGGTTTTGTAGAGCAAGAAGTGGCTTTAGGAAATCAATCAACCATTAATGTTACTTTAGCAGAGGATGTCGAGCAATTAGATGAAGTAGTTGTAACAGCTTTCGGTGTTCAGAAATCAAAAAGAGCGCTAACGTATGCTGTACAATCTGTAGATGCTGCAAATTTAGTCTCATCTCAAGAAACTAATGTTGTATCTGCACTTTCAGGTAAAGTTTCAGGTGTACAAGTTACTCAATCTTCAGGAGCCGCTGGTGGTGGTTCTTATATCAAAATTCGTGGTAATGCTTCTTTAACAGGTAATAACCAACCGTTATTCGTAATTGATGGAGTTCCTGTAAATAACTCAATGAGCTTTACTGAAGATCCTCGTTCAGGAGCTGCTGAGTCTAACCGTCTGATTGACTTGAACCCAGATGATATTCAAGATATGACAGTGTTGAAAGGTGGTTCTGCTGCTGCACTTTATGGTTCAAGAGCTGCAAATGGTGTTGTAATGATTACGACTAAGAAGGGTAAGCTAGGTTCTAAATTAACTGCAAATTATTCATATTCAGTAGAAGGTTCTACAGTTAATAAATTACCTGAAATTCAAAATGAGTATGGCCAAGGATGGTACGGAGAGTATTTAGCTCCAGAAACAGGTAATCCGTTCTCATTTGGTCCTAAAATCTCAGAAGATCCTGATCTTAAAGCATATGATAATGTAGGTTCTTTTTTCCAAACAGGATTGAAGCAAGAACATTCTTTTAATATCTCAGGAGGTAATGAAGTAGCAACTATTTATGCTTCAGTATCGAGATTAGAGCAAGAAGGTATTGTTCCAATGAATACATTCGAAAGAACGTCTGCAAGGGTGACTGCCACAGCTAAGTTTAATGATTTAGTGAAATTAACTTCATCTGCAAACTATACTAATTCAGGTGGTAGAAGAATTCAGCAAGGTTCAAATACATCAGGTTTAATGCTTGGTTTATTAAGAACTTCTCCAACTTTTGATAACTCAAATGGAAGTGATGATCCTTCAGATCCTTCAGCTTACTTAAATCCTGATGGAACGCAAAGAAACTACCGTGGTGGTGGTGGGTATGATAACCCATATTGGACTATTAACCAAAACCCAATGATTGATGATGTAAATCGTTTCATGGGATATAGTAAAGTTGATGTAACTCCTTTAGAAGGTTTAACAGTTACTTACAGATTTGGTATTGATACTTATTCTGATAAAAGAAAACAGCAATTTGCTATTGGTTCAAGAACAGTACCTGCTGGTCGTTTGATTAACTATAATCTCTTTAATACTGAGATTACATCAGATATTTTGGTGAATTATAGTAAAACATTTGGTGAAAAATTAGGAATGAATATCCTTTTAGGTCATTCATTGAATCATAGAAACAATACTTCTAATTATATTCAAGGTGAAGGACTAGTAATGCCAGACTTTTATAATATGTCTAATGCAGGTACTATCACAACTACTGAAGATGAGTATACTATTAGAACAGTAGGTTCTTTCATTGATGCTAGTTTTGACTATAATAATACATTATTCTTAGGAGCTACATTAAGACGTGATGTCGCTTCTACATTTGGTTCAGCTACAGATAATTCATTTATTTACCCTTCTGTATCGGGTAGTTTTGTATTCTCTGAATTGCTAGATGTAGATGCAATTTCTTATGGTAAAATTAGAGCTAACTGGTCTCAAGTGGGTAACCAACCTCCTGTATATGTAACTCAAACTTATCAAACTCAAGCCTTTCCAGTTTCAGGATGGATTGACGCATTTGAATTTCCATTCGGTGGGCAGCTAGGGTTAACTGAATCTAATATTTTAGGAAATGCTTACCTAAAACCAGAAAAAGTATTTACTCAAGAGTTAGGTTTAGAGATGAACTTCTTTGAAAATAGAGTTGGATTTGATGTTACAGGTTATGTAAAAAGATCTGAAGACCTAATTATTGCAGTTCCTGTTGCAACATCAAGTGGTTATACTAGTACTTATATGAATGCTGGTATTATGGAGAACCGTGGTGTTGAGGTAGCTCTTAATGTAACTCCAATTAAAACTGAGACTGGTTTTACATGGGATATGAATGTTAACTTTACTAAAAATGTAAACGAAGTTCTAGAGCTTGCTGAGGGCGTAGATGTAATTTCTCTACCTTATGGATTCTCTGGAGCTAACCAAAGATTGGTGAAGGGTGAAGCATATGGTACACTTTATGGTTCTGTTTGGGATACAGATGACAATGGAAATGTATTAATTGGTCTTGATGGAGTCCCTAAAGTAGCTGCCGGTGAGGCGATTATTGGTGATCCGAACCCAGATTGGTTGGCAGGTATTAGAAATACTTTTACATATAAAGGTCTTTCTCTTTCCGCTTTAATCGATATCAGACAAGGCGGTGATATTTGGAATGGTACAAGAGGTGCTTTGAACTATTTTGGTATGTCAGCTGAGTCGGCTGATGGACGTAACGAAGATTTCGTATTCCAAGGTGTTTATGCTGAATCTGGAGAAACAGCTGATGGTAAATCTGTACAAGCAGGTGATGCAAATAGTACAGCTATTACTAAAAATATTGATTGGTATGCTAGTGGTCCTGGTTCAGGATTTACAGGCCCTTCTCAACCATATATTGAAGATGGAGGATGGGTTAGACTTAGAGAGCTTACTTTGAATTATCAATTACCTAGTTCACTATTAAGTAAAGTACCTGGTATTAAAGGAGCAAGAGTTTCTATTACAGGACGTAACTTGTGGTTAAAAACAGACTATACAGGTGTTGATCCAGAAACTAACTTAGGGGGAGCAATTAATGCTCAAGGTGCTGACTATTTCAACATGCCTTCTACTAAGGGTGTTTCAGGAACAATTAGATTAACATTCTAA